From Estrella lausannensis, one genomic window encodes:
- the ahcY gene encoding adenosylhomocysteinase, whose amino-acid sequence MVAVGYKIRDGLPVDSERGRELAERGRLETALARKEMPGIAELVAEYGEKKPLLGARIAGCLHLTVETAVLVTALRSLGASVRWCSCNVFSTEDHAAAYLASEGFPVFAWKGMSEKEYWECIADTVSISPDLIIDDGGDMTKYVLDQGIAVKGVAEETTTGVRLLKQRESLPFPAIAVNDLITKSQFDNRYGCRESLLAGLMQGSGMMIGGKVAVVAGYGDVGRGCVEALSGLGARVVVTEIDPIAAYRAVMEGFEVMTMDEAALIGDLFITATGCVSVIEGRHLEMMKDGALLANIGHFDWEIDVSYLMKNPDIERVNIKPLVDKFAWRGRDKCLLLLGEGRLVNLSLASGHPSFVMSNSFCGQILAMLELWKGGYSPGVHKLPRLLDEKIARLHLKPLGAKLTTLTRKQAEYLGVSIEGPFKT is encoded by the coding sequence GTGGTTGCTGTTGGTTATAAGATAAGGGATGGGCTCCCTGTTGATTCAGAAAGAGGTCGAGAGCTAGCGGAACGGGGGCGGCTTGAGACGGCCCTTGCGAGGAAGGAGATGCCCGGGATAGCGGAGCTCGTCGCTGAGTATGGCGAAAAGAAGCCTCTCCTCGGGGCGAGGATTGCGGGGTGTTTACACCTGACTGTAGAAACGGCGGTGCTTGTGACCGCTCTTCGGAGCCTGGGAGCGAGTGTTCGCTGGTGTTCTTGCAATGTATTTTCGACGGAAGACCATGCTGCAGCGTATCTTGCTTCCGAAGGCTTTCCGGTGTTTGCCTGGAAGGGTATGAGTGAGAAAGAGTATTGGGAATGCATTGCGGACACGGTGTCGATAAGTCCTGATCTGATCATCGATGATGGCGGCGACATGACGAAGTATGTGCTGGACCAAGGGATTGCGGTTAAGGGTGTCGCCGAAGAGACGACAACGGGAGTGCGGCTTTTGAAGCAGAGGGAATCCCTTCCATTTCCGGCGATCGCTGTCAACGACCTGATCACAAAGTCACAGTTTGACAACCGTTATGGATGCCGCGAGTCCCTCCTGGCAGGCTTGATGCAGGGAAGCGGAATGATGATTGGCGGCAAGGTGGCGGTTGTCGCGGGGTATGGGGATGTGGGCCGGGGATGCGTGGAGGCACTATCGGGCCTTGGCGCACGCGTGGTGGTGACGGAGATCGACCCGATTGCTGCATACCGTGCCGTGATGGAGGGTTTTGAGGTGATGACGATGGATGAGGCCGCCTTAATCGGCGACCTTTTCATTACGGCTACGGGGTGCGTGAGTGTGATCGAAGGGCGCCATCTCGAGATGATGAAAGATGGGGCGCTTTTGGCCAATATCGGACATTTCGACTGGGAAATTGACGTCTCATACTTAATGAAAAACCCTGATATAGAGAGAGTTAATATCAAGCCTCTCGTAGACAAGTTTGCCTGGAGGGGACGGGATAAGTGTCTTTTACTGCTTGGCGAGGGACGCCTTGTGAATTTGAGTCTGGCAAGCGGCCATCCGTCATTTGTCATGTCCAACTCCTTCTGTGGGCAGATTTTGGCAATGCTGGAGCTTTGGAAAGGGGGATACTCTCCCGGTGTTCACAAGCTGCCCCGCTTGCTCGATGAAAAGATCGCGCGCCTGCATTTGAAGCCGCTCGGTGCGAAGCTGACAACACTGACCAGGAAGCAGGCGGAATATCTCGGGGTTTCGATCGAGGGTCCTTTTAAGACGTAG
- the dnaA gene encoding chromosomal replication initiator protein DnaA has product MKAWEQFIDLHEESLGKAATDKWLRSLKVLHFDAGNLFLEASDPFQIMWFEEHMRKKVKEGLFNNNNREIKVHLSLAKVAKPLLKKSKKSPKKPEEKPFALTFDELDTHSTFNTFLPTDENRFAQEALKEAISTAKDAHPVFNPLFLYGKVGSGKTHLLKAAAKALQDRGLRPIYCRLETFTEHVVSAIRMGEMSRFREAYRTADALLIDDIDQLGRKSATQEELFHTFNTLHVQGKQIILASSCPPKDLQHIEPRLVSRFEWGLSIPLTPPSKDSLKKILAERAQMLNFSIKPRIVDFLTDTFPSSPTASVRALEALALRSHIEGIRTQMAQVNLSLPEAAKLLSDLIKDEEEKTLTPEHILKTVAEHFGIRKDDITGKSQTRECALPRQIAIYLCRTKLSMPYMKIGDLFGRDHSTIMSSFKLIQKGIDSSDPNIAPIVSFLDKRIG; this is encoded by the coding sequence ATGAAAGCATGGGAACAGTTCATTGACCTCCACGAAGAGAGCTTGGGCAAAGCCGCGACGGATAAATGGCTAAGATCCTTGAAAGTGCTCCATTTCGACGCCGGCAACCTCTTCCTGGAAGCCTCCGACCCCTTTCAAATCATGTGGTTCGAAGAGCACATGAGGAAGAAAGTTAAAGAAGGGCTATTCAACAACAACAACCGCGAAATCAAAGTCCACTTAAGCCTCGCCAAAGTTGCCAAGCCCCTCTTAAAAAAGAGCAAAAAGTCTCCCAAAAAACCCGAAGAGAAGCCTTTTGCCCTAACGTTCGATGAGCTGGACACCCACTCCACCTTCAACACCTTCCTGCCCACCGATGAAAACCGCTTCGCACAGGAAGCTCTGAAAGAAGCGATCTCCACAGCAAAAGATGCCCACCCCGTCTTCAACCCTCTTTTCCTCTACGGAAAGGTAGGATCCGGAAAAACGCACCTCCTCAAAGCCGCAGCAAAAGCCCTGCAAGACCGCGGGCTAAGACCCATCTACTGCCGTCTCGAAACTTTCACCGAACACGTCGTCTCCGCCATCCGCATGGGAGAAATGAGCCGGTTCAGAGAAGCCTACAGAACCGCCGACGCCCTGCTCATCGACGACATCGACCAACTCGGACGCAAGTCGGCAACACAAGAAGAGCTATTCCACACTTTCAATACCCTTCACGTCCAGGGTAAGCAGATCATCCTCGCCTCTTCGTGCCCCCCGAAAGACCTCCAGCACATCGAACCGCGCCTTGTCAGCAGATTCGAGTGGGGCCTCTCCATCCCCCTCACGCCGCCAAGCAAAGACTCGCTGAAGAAAATCCTCGCCGAAAGGGCTCAAATGCTCAACTTCAGCATCAAACCGCGCATCGTCGACTTCCTGACAGACACCTTCCCCTCCTCCCCAACCGCCTCCGTCCGCGCCCTGGAAGCTTTAGCGCTAAGAAGCCATATCGAAGGCATCCGCACCCAGATGGCTCAAGTCAATCTAAGCCTACCCGAAGCCGCAAAACTCCTCTCCGATCTGATCAAAGACGAAGAAGAAAAAACTCTCACACCGGAACACATTCTTAAAACTGTTGCCGAGCACTTCGGCATCCGCAAAGACGACATCACCGGCAAATCCCAAACGAGAGAGTGTGCCCTCCCCCGCCAAATAGCCATCTATCTCTGCCGCACCAAACTCTCCATGCCCTACATGAAAATCGGCGATCTCTTCGGCCGCGACCACTCCACCATCATGTCCAGCTTCAAGCTCATCCAAAAAGGCATCGACTCCTCCGACCCCAATATCGCCCCTATCGTATCTTTCTTAGACAAACGCATCGGATAA
- the yidC gene encoding membrane protein insertase YidC has product MDKRTLIFAVSLSLTLFVVNMFFDWQGQEQREAWLQQQKAIKTKTIEKLKTDIAASKKAMPALPIVDLHYVTQEGTEKLTALEEGSNVIFLKPEGFEAKDIYTEKDGVKTHYSPLFVPEKVSHPTVFSKKPSSPLKVAEYNEFGHYDLVLLIPDKEGSGFAIYNAEMNDGSFSVPLQKLDTLSKETEGDEYTPKFKEGPGIVLAKTDNRLLPLAYFRGTNQPLDFFEDAEEFAKDVVKERNVESTGSAVQSFYTLENETVQLVISTIGGAATEINLPFQSETNTRSVVMPIEFDRDILKDHTANARFPLKPAYSYKDGKAVLEEGQTGGYYPLLRRDLIQKGRKIHQIAHKYYAFNLVSEYPEIAELPYTVKHYDGETLVLESKQDRRKITKTFALAKKDAPYCFTLKIDVQGDARGLWLTSGVPEAELVSGSPAPSLQYRLTKAGKPEVNQIDLPKDAINISTVAPDWVSNSNAFFGIILDPLKSNESGFKALYVSGKDAPSRLTLIGEDWERFKSADLPGYMTLLPLNQQGGSMEFRFFTGPYSTPVLKEVDAAFSDPTTGYNPDYLACQTFHGWFAFISEPFAKFLFFLMNAFHSFTGSWAISIVLLTVALRIMLYPLNAWSTKSMLKMQQIAPKVQEIQQKYKNDQKKAQIEIMELYKESGANPFSGCLPLLVQMPFLIGMFDLLKSSFQLRGASFIPGWIDNLTSPDVLFSWSFPIPLIGNEFHLLPVILGAIMLIQPMVTSNLPKDKKLWTEQQRQQKAMGTMMAVLFTWMFYNFPSGLNIYWISSMLLGMAQQIWTQKTMKPVAFVENAPKKKK; this is encoded by the coding sequence ATGGACAAACGAACTCTGATCTTTGCTGTCTCCCTGAGCTTGACCCTCTTCGTCGTCAATATGTTTTTTGACTGGCAAGGCCAAGAGCAGAGAGAAGCCTGGCTTCAGCAACAAAAAGCCATTAAAACTAAAACGATAGAAAAACTGAAAACCGATATTGCCGCCAGCAAAAAAGCGATGCCGGCCCTTCCCATCGTCGACCTGCACTACGTCACACAAGAGGGCACAGAAAAACTGACGGCCTTAGAAGAGGGATCCAACGTCATCTTCTTAAAGCCGGAAGGATTTGAAGCCAAAGACATCTACACAGAAAAAGACGGCGTGAAAACACACTACTCGCCCCTCTTTGTTCCGGAAAAAGTCTCTCACCCTACCGTTTTCTCCAAAAAACCCTCGTCCCCCCTCAAAGTCGCAGAATATAACGAGTTTGGCCACTATGACTTAGTGCTTCTAATTCCCGACAAAGAAGGCTCGGGCTTTGCCATCTACAACGCCGAAATGAACGACGGCTCCTTCAGCGTTCCCCTCCAAAAACTGGACACCCTCTCTAAAGAGACGGAAGGGGACGAATACACTCCCAAATTTAAAGAAGGACCCGGCATTGTTCTGGCCAAAACAGACAATCGTCTTCTGCCCCTCGCCTACTTCAGAGGAACAAATCAACCTCTTGACTTCTTCGAAGACGCTGAAGAGTTCGCCAAAGACGTCGTCAAAGAAAGGAACGTCGAATCCACAGGATCTGCAGTTCAATCGTTTTACACACTGGAAAACGAAACAGTGCAGCTGGTCATATCGACTATCGGCGGCGCGGCGACAGAGATCAACCTCCCTTTCCAAAGCGAGACCAATACCCGAAGCGTCGTCATGCCCATCGAGTTTGACCGCGACATCCTGAAAGACCACACCGCCAACGCCCGCTTCCCCTTAAAGCCTGCTTACTCCTACAAAGACGGGAAAGCTGTGCTGGAAGAGGGCCAGACAGGTGGCTACTACCCCCTGCTCCGACGCGACCTGATCCAAAAAGGAAGAAAAATCCATCAGATCGCCCATAAGTACTATGCTTTCAACTTAGTCTCCGAATATCCGGAAATCGCCGAGCTGCCCTACACAGTGAAACACTATGATGGCGAGACGCTCGTTTTAGAAAGCAAGCAGGACAGACGCAAAATCACCAAAACGTTCGCTCTTGCGAAAAAAGACGCCCCTTACTGTTTTACCTTGAAAATCGATGTCCAGGGCGATGCAAGGGGATTGTGGCTGACATCCGGAGTGCCTGAAGCGGAACTGGTCAGCGGCTCCCCGGCACCCTCCCTGCAGTACCGTCTGACAAAAGCCGGCAAGCCCGAAGTGAATCAGATCGACCTGCCGAAAGACGCGATAAACATCTCCACCGTAGCGCCGGACTGGGTATCCAATTCCAATGCTTTTTTCGGCATCATCCTTGACCCGCTGAAATCGAACGAGTCAGGCTTCAAAGCCCTCTACGTTTCCGGCAAAGACGCTCCCTCCCGCCTGACGCTCATCGGTGAGGACTGGGAACGCTTCAAATCCGCCGACCTCCCCGGATACATGACCCTGCTGCCTTTAAATCAACAGGGCGGCTCCATGGAGTTCCGTTTTTTCACCGGACCCTACTCCACACCAGTCTTAAAAGAAGTTGACGCGGCTTTCAGCGACCCTACAACCGGCTACAACCCCGATTACCTGGCCTGCCAGACATTCCACGGATGGTTTGCCTTCATTTCCGAACCCTTCGCCAAATTCCTCTTTTTCCTGATGAACGCCTTCCACTCCTTCACAGGATCCTGGGCCATCTCGATCGTCTTGCTCACAGTGGCGCTCCGCATCATGCTCTACCCCCTGAACGCATGGTCGACAAAATCCATGCTGAAGATGCAGCAGATTGCCCCTAAAGTGCAGGAGATCCAGCAAAAATACAAAAATGATCAGAAAAAAGCGCAGATAGAGATCATGGAGCTCTACAAAGAGAGCGGAGCTAATCCCTTCTCAGGATGCCTCCCCCTCCTCGTCCAGATGCCGTTTCTGATCGGTATGTTCGACCTTCTGAAGTCATCGTTCCAGCTGCGGGGAGCCTCCTTTATCCCTGGATGGATCGACAACCTGACATCTCCCGACGTGCTCTTCAGCTGGTCTTTCCCAATCCCCCTGATCGGCAACGAGTTTCACCTCCTTCCGGTCATTCTGGGAGCTATCATGCTTATTCAGCCGATGGTGACGTCCAACCTGCCTAAAGACAAGAAGCTCTGGACAGAGCAGCAGCGTCAACAGAAAGCGATGGGAACGATGATGGCCGTCCTCTTTACCTGGATGTTCTACAACTTCCCCTCTGGCCTTAACATCTACTGGATCTCCTCCATGCTCCTCGGCATGGCGCAGCAGATCTGGACGCAAAAGACCATGAAGCCGGTAGCCTTTGTCGAAAACGCACCGAAGAAGAAAAAGTAG
- a CDS encoding bifunctional serine/threonine-protein kinase/formylglycine-generating enzyme family protein yields MTEANILGDYTIIKQIGHGPLGSVLLAEHRFMKKQYCLKVLPMELSQDRAFIQRFEEEVGRLVCLSHPNIVKVHNVSYASGRYFVVTDCVVDEMGETTNLSQHMLSLEEHLGDDELFSLLEQVADALDYAHGLQVGGKPLVHRELKLNNILVSKEEAGPKLLLTDFGLAKIVGEGPILTRTYKSVAEALGIHDEIAPPPGSDRTYSSRPLDDHELKPLHASFLQNFLFLAPEQKRLGAKDAGVKADIFAFGVLAYFLLTGQFPEGCFDPPSELSPHLSWNWNALITGCLAQNPDKRPEQIMPLLKAVRASKKSSVASRFFAVQEAPVEMELATAARGESVQVSTHMMQQRVISTFGDGQETLRPHLNEGFIERPEIDPDPAAQFLVDQTVKHYEPKKKENRLIEPILTDMAIIKGSTYTRGSNEGSRDEMPRHEIHVESFAIDIHPVTNEQFVRFLEALGGEKDSNHNDVIRLKDSRIKRSAGKLTIESGYAKHPVVGVTWYGAAAYAKWIGKRLPTEAEWELAAKGGAEYPTFPSGDEIDKSKANYFSSDTTPVMSYPTNPFGLYDMAGNVYEWCYDWYGYNYYETSVQEPDNPKGPLQGVYRVLRGGCWKSLKEDLRCSKRHRNNPGTVNGTYGFRCAADVHDS; encoded by the coding sequence ATGACTGAGGCCAACATCCTGGGCGACTACACGATCATCAAACAGATAGGGCATGGCCCGCTGGGGTCTGTGCTACTAGCTGAACACCGTTTCATGAAAAAGCAGTATTGCCTGAAGGTTCTTCCGATGGAACTCTCTCAAGATCGGGCATTTATCCAGCGTTTTGAAGAAGAGGTGGGCAGGCTTGTCTGCCTGAGTCATCCAAACATTGTCAAAGTGCATAATGTCTCTTACGCCTCAGGTCGCTATTTTGTTGTGACGGACTGCGTAGTTGACGAGATGGGTGAGACAACCAACCTTTCCCAGCATATGCTCTCTCTGGAGGAGCATCTCGGAGACGATGAGCTCTTTTCCCTGCTTGAGCAAGTAGCCGATGCGCTCGACTATGCGCACGGCCTGCAAGTCGGAGGTAAGCCGCTTGTCCATCGCGAGCTTAAACTGAACAATATCTTGGTGTCGAAAGAGGAAGCAGGGCCGAAATTGCTCTTAACAGATTTCGGGCTGGCGAAGATTGTGGGTGAGGGACCCATTTTGACGAGGACTTATAAAAGTGTTGCCGAGGCTCTTGGCATTCATGACGAGATTGCCCCTCCTCCCGGAAGCGACAGGACATATTCTTCGCGTCCTCTCGACGATCACGAGCTCAAGCCTCTGCACGCCTCCTTTTTGCAAAACTTTCTATTCTTGGCCCCCGAGCAGAAACGTCTCGGCGCTAAAGATGCCGGCGTCAAGGCGGACATCTTTGCGTTCGGGGTTTTGGCCTATTTTCTTCTCACGGGGCAGTTCCCTGAGGGATGCTTCGACCCGCCTTCCGAGCTGTCACCCCACCTTAGCTGGAATTGGAACGCGTTGATTACCGGATGCCTGGCCCAAAATCCCGATAAGAGGCCGGAGCAGATCATGCCTCTTCTTAAAGCTGTGCGAGCAAGTAAGAAGAGCTCTGTGGCAAGTCGTTTTTTTGCTGTCCAGGAAGCACCGGTAGAAATGGAGCTTGCGACGGCGGCACGGGGGGAGTCTGTGCAGGTCTCGACGCATATGATGCAGCAGAGGGTGATTTCGACTTTCGGGGATGGGCAGGAGACGTTAAGGCCTCATCTCAACGAGGGTTTTATCGAGCGGCCTGAGATCGATCCCGATCCGGCAGCGCAGTTTCTTGTTGACCAGACGGTGAAGCACTATGAGCCTAAGAAGAAAGAGAACAGGCTGATCGAGCCGATCCTGACCGATATGGCGATTATCAAAGGAAGCACCTATACAAGGGGTAGCAACGAAGGGAGCCGCGATGAGATGCCGCGCCATGAGATCCATGTCGAGAGCTTCGCCATCGACATCCACCCCGTCACCAACGAGCAGTTTGTGCGTTTTCTCGAAGCTCTCGGGGGCGAGAAAGATTCCAATCACAACGACGTAATCCGGTTGAAAGACTCCAGAATCAAGCGCAGCGCTGGCAAGCTCACGATTGAATCGGGGTACGCCAAGCATCCCGTAGTCGGGGTCACCTGGTATGGAGCTGCGGCCTACGCCAAGTGGATCGGAAAGAGGTTGCCGACGGAGGCGGAATGGGAGCTTGCCGCTAAGGGGGGGGCTGAATACCCCACATTCCCTTCCGGTGATGAGATCGATAAATCGAAGGCCAACTACTTCAGCTCCGATACGACTCCGGTGATGAGCTATCCCACGAATCCTTTTGGTCTTTACGATATGGCCGGTAATGTGTATGAGTGGTGCTATGACTGGTACGGCTACAACTACTATGAGACCTCTGTCCAGGAGCCTGATAATCCAAAGGGGCCTCTCCAGGGTGTGTACCGTGTTCTCAGGGGAGGATGCTGGAAGAGCTTAAAGGAAGATCTCCGTTGTTCCAAACGCCACCGCAACAACCCCGGTACAGTCAACGGCACCTATGGCTTCCGCTGTGCTGCCGATGTACATGACAGCTAG
- a CDS encoding low molecular weight protein-tyrosine-phosphatase, producing the protein MMARSVLFVCLGNICRSPAGEEILRHFARDRGLDIRVESCGIGDWHAGQLPDSRMRAAASDRGFTLSSRAKQFQPRYFDEFDLILAMDREVLKDLYKFAKTVEHKAKVHLATAFSTSYKDQDVPDPYYGGRADFELVLDMMEDVCEELIVKKMGS; encoded by the coding sequence ATGATGGCGCGCTCCGTATTATTTGTTTGCCTCGGCAATATATGCCGCTCTCCTGCGGGAGAAGAGATCTTAAGGCATTTTGCCCGCGATCGAGGTCTTGATATCAGGGTCGAAAGCTGCGGTATTGGCGATTGGCATGCAGGGCAGCTTCCGGATTCGAGGATGCGGGCGGCAGCGTCCGACAGGGGGTTTACCCTCTCCAGTAGGGCTAAGCAGTTTCAACCACGGTACTTCGATGAGTTCGACCTCATCTTGGCAATGGACAGGGAGGTTTTAAAAGATCTCTACAAGTTTGCCAAAACCGTTGAGCACAAAGCCAAGGTTCATCTTGCAACGGCCTTCAGCACTTCATATAAAGATCAGGATGTGCCCGATCCATACTACGGGGGCAGGGCCGACTTTGAGCTTGTTCTGGACATGATGGAAGATGTGTGCGAAGAGCTGATCGTTAAAAAGATGGGTAGCTGA
- a CDS encoding NAD(P)-dependent malic enzyme, with protein MSEFYTLSLDLHRHTSGKWEIKSKFPLETQKDLSVAYTPGVAAVSKKIAGERNEAWQLTMKGNTVAVVSDGSAVLGLGDIGPYAALPVMEGKAIILKTFAGVDGVPIVLDATEPEDIIRVVKAIAPTFGGINLEDIKAPKCFEIEDALQNIGIPVFHDDQHGTAIVLMAGLLNALTLTGKKLSEMTVVINGAGAAGAAVAKLLLGIGIHNFPIDRPKDIIMLDTKGVISEDRNDLHPYKRELLKYTNRSGVRGGLKEALTGADVFIGLSAGGILNRHDIAHMAKDPIIFALANPVPEIMPEEAYLGGASVVGTGRSDFPNQVNNALAFPGIFRGALDAKASTITPGMKLAAAFALSSLVPSPMPERILPRPLEEGVAEIVAKAVYQAAFDDGVAGKALLF; from the coding sequence ATGTCGGAGTTTTATACACTTTCGCTCGATCTTCACCGCCACACCTCGGGCAAATGGGAGATCAAATCCAAGTTTCCGCTAGAGACACAGAAGGATCTTTCAGTGGCTTACACGCCCGGAGTTGCTGCTGTTTCTAAAAAAATTGCCGGAGAGCGTAATGAAGCGTGGCAGTTGACGATGAAGGGCAACACGGTTGCGGTTGTTTCCGACGGGTCGGCTGTGCTTGGCCTCGGTGATATTGGCCCTTATGCTGCATTGCCCGTGATGGAAGGAAAGGCTATTATTTTGAAAACATTCGCCGGGGTTGATGGGGTGCCTATCGTCCTGGACGCCACGGAGCCTGAGGATATTATCCGTGTGGTCAAGGCGATCGCGCCCACGTTCGGCGGGATTAACCTCGAAGACATCAAGGCTCCGAAGTGCTTTGAGATCGAAGACGCTCTTCAGAATATCGGCATTCCCGTATTTCATGACGACCAGCACGGCACAGCGATAGTCTTGATGGCCGGCTTGCTCAACGCGTTGACACTGACAGGAAAAAAACTCTCCGAGATGACGGTCGTGATTAATGGCGCGGGAGCAGCAGGCGCTGCGGTCGCAAAGCTATTGCTCGGCATCGGCATTCACAATTTTCCGATCGACAGACCGAAAGACATCATCATGCTGGATACGAAAGGGGTGATTTCTGAAGATCGGAACGATTTGCATCCTTACAAGAGAGAGCTTTTGAAATACACTAACCGCAGCGGTGTTAGAGGGGGCTTGAAAGAGGCTCTTACCGGAGCGGACGTTTTCATCGGTCTTTCGGCCGGCGGCATCTTGAACCGTCACGACATAGCCCACATGGCTAAGGATCCTATCATCTTCGCGCTGGCTAATCCTGTGCCCGAAATTATGCCGGAAGAGGCGTATCTTGGGGGAGCGAGTGTCGTTGGAACAGGTCGCAGCGACTTCCCGAACCAAGTTAACAACGCGCTGGCATTCCCGGGCATTTTCCGCGGAGCGCTCGACGCCAAAGCTTCCACTATCACTCCCGGTATGAAGCTGGCGGCTGCCTTTGCCCTTTCCAGCTTGGTGCCTTCGCCGATGCCTGAACGCATCCTTCCCCGGCCGCTAGAGGAAGGTGTCGCGGAAATCGTGGCAAAAGCCGTCTATCAGGCTGCATTCGACGACGGAGTCGCGGGCAAGGCGCTTCTGTTCTAA
- a CDS encoding Hsp20/alpha crystallin family protein: protein MSNQSKLALMKSPLMRNAFLPSLMRQFSLFDEEMNEDFESMGASNISLSEDDKHVYVEANMPGLRDSEIEITFDKGILWIKGEHKESEENKKRKFYYKTHRSFSYRIAVPGDIDPKTDPAAKYENGVIHVMFSKSQKEMPRKIELKKS from the coding sequence ATGTCTAATCAATCGAAATTAGCTCTGATGAAATCTCCCCTGATGCGCAACGCATTCCTGCCGTCGCTGATGCGTCAGTTTTCTCTCTTCGATGAAGAGATGAATGAAGATTTCGAGTCAATGGGTGCATCCAACATCAGTCTGAGCGAAGATGACAAGCACGTCTATGTAGAAGCCAACATGCCCGGGCTGAGAGACAGTGAGATCGAGATCACATTTGATAAAGGCATTCTGTGGATCAAAGGCGAACACAAGGAGAGCGAGGAGAATAAGAAGCGGAAGTTTTACTACAAAACTCATCGCTCCTTCTCTTACCGCATTGCTGTGCCAGGAGATATCGATCCGAAGACTGATCCTGCGGCTAAATATGAAAATGGCGTGATCCATGTCATGTTCAGCAAGAGCCAAAAGGAAATGCCCCGAAAAATCGAGCTGAAAAAGAGCTGA
- a CDS encoding F-box protein, which produces MTPSPSIVEILPFEAQLLILERLDGPSLLAARTSCRLWRSLSDKAMEAFYKEVCGSENYAQFGGGNLSLSACCRLNIRIVLAAKEAWNSALKPIQYKKLRPLLAHEMGQPRQEAPVRIYLKGASSPLLFSDEGCRLQKCPLLLKNDSPLTVEVASGGVAFKEFSREEYGAVKEVLQGESGLFLLSKLDSSLVLFHLDSSTLTPLNRTDLGIENCTAQCLTEGRVIVGTDCGEVFDFRIGHDGGLVLAKSSLYSHPVKWVQALPGEGVVCLSGDTLYFSRPGHDASEYCLQEGEGFPALFNGGIVYLKTGGDLVFVSPSSLPIPSVMRTNVSSWTSLGGSALLLTTLEGTLEVISSNRRLVSTEFRDNAILLSACRLEGLVAAAFSSGEVAVFEERGNSLVKIYSTDCFKVKAPVHSMMFSKTLELTVTTRDGGIFSIRPFPNETVGEKEPETLFETLRRLFSFVK; this is translated from the coding sequence ATGACACCTTCTCCTTCCATTGTGGAAATACTGCCTTTTGAAGCGCAGCTATTAATCTTGGAGCGGCTGGATGGGCCGTCCCTGCTTGCCGCCCGCACTTCTTGCCGTCTGTGGAGAAGTCTCTCCGATAAAGCGATGGAAGCCTTTTATAAGGAGGTGTGCGGATCGGAGAACTATGCTCAATTTGGAGGCGGTAATCTATCCTTGAGCGCTTGCTGCCGACTCAATATCCGGATCGTTCTAGCCGCCAAAGAGGCCTGGAATTCCGCATTAAAGCCCATTCAATATAAGAAGCTGCGGCCTCTGCTTGCCCATGAGATGGGGCAGCCAAGACAGGAGGCGCCGGTGAGGATTTATTTGAAGGGGGCGAGCAGCCCGCTTCTTTTCTCTGATGAGGGCTGCCGCCTGCAAAAGTGCCCTCTCCTCCTCAAAAATGATTCTCCTCTGACGGTCGAAGTAGCGAGCGGAGGGGTTGCCTTCAAAGAATTCTCCAGGGAGGAGTATGGCGCTGTCAAAGAGGTGCTTCAAGGAGAAAGCGGACTTTTCCTGCTCTCGAAGCTTGACTCCTCGCTCGTCTTATTTCATTTAGACAGTTCGACGTTAACACCTCTCAATCGGACAGACCTGGGAATAGAAAACTGCACGGCCCAGTGCCTCACGGAGGGTAGGGTGATTGTCGGCACCGATTGCGGCGAAGTTTTTGACTTCCGCATAGGGCACGATGGCGGGCTTGTCTTGGCAAAGTCTTCGTTGTACTCGCACCCTGTCAAATGGGTGCAGGCCTTGCCTGGCGAGGGGGTGGTTTGCCTGTCCGGCGATACTCTCTACTTTAGCCGGCCGGGACATGATGCGAGCGAATATTGCCTGCAAGAGGGAGAGGGATTTCCGGCGTTATTCAATGGAGGGATTGTCTATTTAAAAACGGGGGGAGACCTTGTCTTCGTCAGTCCGTCTTCCCTGCCAATTCCCTCGGTCATGCGGACGAATGTATCCAGTTGGACATCTCTCGGCGGAAGTGCCCTGTTGCTGACGACCTTGGAGGGTACTCTGGAGGTGATCTCTTCCAATCGGCGCCTTGTGAGCACAGAATTCAGAGACAATGCAATACTACTTTCTGCCTGTAGGCTAGAAGGGCTGGTCGCGGCGGCTTTTAGCTCGGGGGAGGTGGCAGTTTTTGAAGAGAGGGGCAACTCGTTGGTGAAGATCTATTCGACCGACTGTTTCAAAGTAAAAGCTCCGGTGCACTCCATGATGTTCAGCAAAACTCTGGAATTGACCGTGACAACAAGGGATGGGGGGATTTTTTCCATTCGTCCGTTCCCAAATGAAACTGTCGGAGAGAAGGAGCCTGAAACCCTTTTTGAGACTCTCAGGCGCCTTTTTTCATTTGTTAAATAA